A single Fusarium oxysporum Fo47 chromosome IV, complete sequence DNA region contains:
- a CDS encoding sphingolipid transporter codes for MHQRIVPQLGAVAALLAGLGFAEQYTPKHEAGRCAFRGHCGKQSFFGKELPCVDNGLAEDPDEELRNELVELCGQKWKTGPVCCSLDQIKALKSELGTPSTLIGSCPACKDNFFNLFCTFTCSPDQSLFINVTDSAPKNGKKLVTELDQLISEKYGSGFYDSCKEVKFGGANSKAMDLIGGGAKNYTEMLKFLGDKKPLVGSPFQINFPTDYSDRDLHPLDMTPKKCNDEDPDYRCVCVDCPGVCPKLPDVKDSKSCRVGLLPCLSFASIFVYSVLLLTLILAVFGHIAYKKYSQHRVERTRLLHESSHSDDEDEGGPVDTEAMRERPTKRYWVNDKCDKAFYQLGHIAARFPGWCIGLSLLFVAILSVGLFRFDLEKEPARLWVSPSSAAAQEKAYFDSNFGPFYRAEKVFLVNDTDPSGPGPVLTYDTLKWWIEVEESVKKIESPVYGKYFQDLCFKPANDACVVQSVSAYWHAKGGFDPKYWKEDLRACAKSPVDCRPDFGQPIEPNMIFGGYDDDVVDAHAITVTWVVNNAQEGTDALARAVDWENSLRDRLLEVQQEAKERGLRLSFNTEISLEQELNKSTNTDAKIIVISYIVMFVYACMALGTPLKHIFRNPAVLLVESKVTLGLVGILIVLMSIAASIGFFSWVGLKATLIIVEVIPFIVLAVGVDNIFLIVHELERVNVSFPDQMVEERVARALGRMGPSILFSALTETVAFALGTAVGMPAVRNFAAYAAGAVLVNAVLQMTMFVSFLSLNQMRVEDHRCELWPWWQITKARIHLNGANSFAQGGSRGSDMAEESLLQVFIKNTYAPRLLGKKVKLAVVTIFLGLFAGGLALLPKIQLGLDQRVAIPDGSYLIPYFNDLYEYLETGPPVYFVTREVDASKREQQQEICSRFTTCQDLSLTNTLELERQRSDISYISSPAASWIDDFFLWLNPIYDQCCVEHGQTCFADRKPAWNTTLYGMPEDEEFIHYLKKFLSSPTGDECPLAGQAAYGQAVVLNDKGNHVKSTHFRTMHTPLRSQEDFIAAYSAARRIASDIKDRTGADVFPYSVFYIFFDQYLSIVPLTAVLLCAAIGIIFAVATVLLGSLLTAAVVSITVVMSVVDIMGSMALFNVSLNAVSLVNLIICVGISVEFCAHIARAFMYPSRTVMEGNSNAFRGRDARAWTALVNVGGSVFSGITVTKLLGVSVLAFTRSKIFEIYYFRVWLSLVIFAALHALVFLPVALSIAGGQGYVDPESEGTAAQDLTDRRWRAIRINDNSDSEEES; via the exons ATGCATCAACGCATCGTGCCTCAGCTTGGAGCTGTGGCTGCGCTTCTTGCTGGCCTCGGCTTTGCTGAGCAGTATACTCCGAAACATGAAGCTGGACGATGCGCCTTCCGCGGCCACTGTGGAAAGCAGAGTTTTTTCGGCAAAGAACTTCCCTGTGTCGACAATGGCTTGGCCGAAGATCCCGACGAAGAGCTTCGTAACGAACTCGTCGAACTTTGCGGCCAAAAATGGAAGACCGGACCTGTTTGCTGTAGCCTGGATCAA ATCAAAGCACTCAAGTCCGAGCTCGGTACACCAAGTACACTCATTGGGTCTTGTCCAGCTTGCAAagacaacttcttcaacctctttTGTACATTCACATGTTCTCCGGACCAGTCTCTCTTTATCAATGTTACCGACTCTGCCCCCAAGaatggcaagaagctcgtAACAGAGCTCGACCAGCTCATTTCAGAGAAATATGGCTCTGGTTTCTATGACAGTTGCAAAGAAGTCAAGTTTGGCGGCGCAAACAGCAAGGCGATGGACTtgattggtggtggtgctaAGAACTATACCGAGATGCTGAAGTTCCTTGGAGACAAGAAACCTCTCGTCGGTTCTCCTTTCCAGATCAACTTTCCGACTGATTACAGCGACCGCGACCTCCATCCATTGGACATGACACCGAAGAAATGCAATGATGAGGACCCCGATTACCGCTGCGTATGTGTCGACTGCCCTGGTGTCTGCCCGAAGCTCCCAGACGTCAAAGACTCCAAGTCTTGCAGAGTCGGTCTTTTGCCTTGCCTCTCATTTGCTTCCATCTTCGTGTATAGCGTTTTGCTGTTAACTCTGATACTCGCCGTCTTTGGCCACATCGCATATAAAAAGTATTCTCAGCATCGTGTTGAAAGGACAAGACTGTTGCATGAATCCTCGCatagcgatgatgaagacgaaggtGGTCCGGTTGACACGGAGGCGATGCGTGAGCGCCCAACTAAGAGATACTGGGTCAACGACAAGTGTGACAAGGCCTTCTATCAGCTCGGTCACATTGCAGCTCGATTCCCTGGGTGGTGCATCGGCCTAAGCCTGCTCTTCGTTGCCATCCTTAGTGTTGGATTGTTCCGTTTTGACCTTGAGAAGGAACCTGCCCGCCTTTGGGTGAGCCcctcttctgctgctgcacAAGAGAAGGCCTACTTCGACAGCAACTTTGGACCCTTCTACCGTGCTGAAAAGGTCTTCCTTGTGAACGATACGGATCCCTCTGGACCAGGACCTGTTCTAACTTATGATACACTGAAATGGTGgattgaagttgaggagagcgtcaagaagatcgaaAGCCCTGTCTATGGAAAATACTTCCAGGATCTCTGCTTCAAACCTGCCAACGATGCCTGCGTTGTGCAGTCTGTTTCAGCTTACTGGCACGCCAAGGGTGGATTTGACCCCAAGTATTGGAAAGAGGACCTCCGCGCATGCGCCAAGAGCCCCGTGGATTGTCGACCAGACTTTGGGCAACCCATCGAGCCCAACATGATCTTTGGTGGTTACGACGACGATGTGGTTGACGCCCATGCTATCACTGTGACCTGGGTTGTTAACAACGCTCAAGAGGGAACTGATGCCCTTGCAAGGGCTGTTGATTGGGAAAACTCCCTCCGCGACCGACTCCTCGAGGTCCAacaagaagccaaggagcGTGGCCTTCGCTTGTCTTTCAATACTGAGATTAGTCTCGAGCAGGAACTTAACAAGTCGACCAACACAGACGCAAAGATTATCGTCATCAGTTACATCGTCATGTTCGTTTACGCTTGCATGGCGCTTGGAACTCCCCTCAAGCATATCTTCCGCAATCCTGCTGTGCTTTTAGTTGAATCCAAGGTAACGCTTGGTCTCGTGGGAATTCTTATTGTCCTCATGTCGATTGCTGCTTCTATTGGGTTCTTCTCATGGGTTGGTCTAAAAGCTACACTCATCATTGTTGAAGTAATTCCCTTTATTGTTCTGGCTGTTGGCGTGGACAACATTTTCCTGATTGTCCATGAACTCGAGAGAGTTAATGTCAGCTTTCCTGACCAAATGGTTGAGGAGCGAGTTGCAAGAGCCCTGGGCCGTATGGGACcctccattctcttctctgcTCTCACAGAAACCGTCGCATTTGCTCTCGGCACCGCCGTTGGCATGCCGGCTGTTAGGAATTTCGCTGCTTACGCTGCGGGTGCTGTCCTGGTCAACGCCGTACTTCAAATGACCATgttcgtctccttcctttCCCTTAACCAGATGCGGGTTGAAGACCATCGTTGTGAACTGTGGCCCTGGTGGCAGATCACTAAGGCTAGAATCCACCTTAATGGGGCCAACAGTTTTGCTCAGGGAGGTAGCCGTGGCTCAGACATGGCCGAAGAGAGCTTGCTGCAGgtcttcatcaagaacacATATGCTCCACGACTTCTtggcaagaaggtcaagcttGCTGTTGTCACAATTTTCCTTGGGCTCTTTGCAGGTGGACTGGCACTTTTGCCCAAGATCCAACTCGGCCTTGATCAGCGAGTTGCTATCCCTGATGGTTCTTACCTGATCCCCTACTTTAATGACTTATACGAGTATCTGGAGACAGGACCCCCAGTGTATTTCGTGACCCGCGAAGTTGATGCCTCCAAGCGAGAACAGCAGCAAGAGATTTGCTCGAGATTCACGACTTGCCAGGACCTTTCTCTTACGAACACACTTGAGCTCGAACGACAGAGATCAGATATTTCTTATATCTCCTCACCTGCCGCCAGTTGGATTGacgacttcttcctctggtTGAATCCCATTTATGACCAGTGCTGTGTGGAGCATGGCCAAACCTGCTTTGCTGATCGCAAGCCAGCTTGGAATACCACACTCTACGGCATgcctgaggatgaagaattcATTCATTATCTCAAGAAGTTCCTTTCAAGTCCTACTGGCGATGAATGCCCTCTCGCTGGTCAGGCCGCGTATGGCCAGGCTGTTGTTCTTAATGATAAAGGCAACCATGTCAAGTCCACACACTTCAGAACCATGCATACTCCTCTGAGAAGCCAGGAAGATTTTATCGCTGCATACTCTGCGGCTCGCCGCATCGCTTCCGATATTAAAGACAGAACAGGCGCGGATGTTTTCCCCTACAGCGTCTTCTACATCTTCTTTGACCAATATCTTAGCATTGTACCGTTAACAGCTGTATTGTTGTGTGCCGCTATTGGCATAATCTTTGCTGTTGCGACCGTCCTCTTGGGTTCGTTGCTTACGGCAGCTGTGGTCTCTATCACAGTTGTGATGAGCGTTGTAGACATCATGGGTAGCATGGCACTGTTTAACGTGTCTCTGAACGCTGTTTCTCTGGTCAACCTCATCATTTGCGTCGGTATCTCTGTTGAGTTCTGTGCTCATATCGCCCGCGCGTTCATGTATCCTTCCCGCACAGTGATGGAAGGCAATAGCAATGCCTTCCGTGGTCGCGATGCCCGGGCTTGGACTGCTCTTGTTAACGTCGGAGGATCTGTCTTTTCGGGCATCACCGTCACGAAGCTTCTGGGTGTCTCTGTACTCGCCTTCACGCGATCAAAGATCTTCGAGATCTATTACTTCCGAGTTTGGCTGTCTCTTGTCATTTTCGCCGCCCTCCATGCCCTAGTCTTTTTGCCCGTTGCGCTAAGCATTGCTGGAGGTCAGGGCTATGTCGACCCAGAGAGTGAAGGAACTGCTGCACAAGACTTGACCGATAGGAGATGGCGAGCTATTAGGATTAATGATAACAGTGACTCGGAGGAAGAGTCTTAG
- a CDS encoding uncharacterized protein (expressed protein), protein MLVETEEVEEQEQDTAKTISSPVEATAGFSSTVKTTLLSLRARWGDLQVIVHNQASRACQPSS, encoded by the exons ATGTTGGTTGAGAccgaagaggttgaggaacAAGAACAGGACACAGCCAAGACCATTTCCTCT CCCGTTGAGGCAACAGCCGGCTTCAGCTCTACTGTTAAGACTACTTTGCTGAGCTTGAGAGCCCGTTGGGGCGACTTGCAGGTTATTGTTCACAACCAAGCGAGTAGAGCATGCCAGCCTTCTTCTAG
- a CDS encoding GPI mannosyltransferase 2: MGLLNHETNPISSLIAAFTAWKGLLLAIALGASVGPDYDTSTSLFFNIVHGPATPVPALATRLTRWDALYFMHDAVKGKVYEQEWAFGIGLPAVVRGINELFGLEGWDAIIAIAISHVSHIIAVLSLYQLTIVLCNDRKLAYLAAAVHILSPGGLFLSAPYAESTFACLSFVGNLLFALSLKASPDSLRRNISVIGAGLLYGVSCIFRSNGLFGGVLFAVEAIKGLTALLGGFTFSKALRLVAPIIGGLFVAVGFVAPQILAWMRYCNVQDNGEQRPWCTRPLPSIYTFVQKEYWNVGFLRYWTPNQIPLFLLAAPMLTILIKSGTEVMREPSRGLRAMISGTDEQCRVLVRTLASVQTLLAVLAITNYHVQIISRISSAYPVWYWWVASCLMDRQRQNLGYGIIMFISMYAMIQGGLFASFLPPA; this comes from the exons ATGGGTCTCCTTAACCACGAAACAAACCCAATATCTTCTCTAATAGCCGCCTTCACTGCTTGGAAGGGtcttctcctcgccatcgCTCTCGGCGCGTCTGTAGGCCCAGACTACGATACTTCAacatctctcttcttcaacatcgtccATGGCCCAGCAACACCTGTTCCTGCTCTCGCTACTCGTCTGACGAGATGGGACGCGCTGTATTTTATGCATGATGCGGTGAAGGGCAAAGTGTATGAGCAGGAGTGGGCGTTTGGCATTGGACTGCCAGCCGTTGTACGTGGCATTAATGAGTTATTTGGACTTGAGGGCTGGGATGCCATTATTGCGATTGCCATCTCACACGTTTCTCACATTATTGCTGTTCTATCGCTGTACCAGCTCACTATTGTGCTATGCAATGATCGGAAACTTGCATATTTGGCTGCGGCCGTGCATATTCTTTCACCTGGCGGCCTCTTCCTTTCAGCACCGTATGCGGAGAGCACATTTGCATGCTTGTCCTTTGTTGGCAATCTTCTTTTTGCTTTGAGCCTGAAAGCCAGCCCCGACTCACTGAGACGCAATATTTCCGTCATTGGAGCAGGGCTGTTATATGGGGTTTCCTGTATCTTTCGAAGCAATGGACTCTTTGGTGGTGTTCTCTTTGCGGTGGAAGCTATCAAAGGCCTCACAGCACTTCTTGGCGGGTTCACCTTCTCCAAAGCTCTAAGGCTAGTTGCACCTATTATTGGCGGGCTGTTCGTTGCAGTTGGTTTTGTTGCGCCTCAGATTCTGGCGTGGATGAGGTATTGCAATGTCCAGGATAATGGAGAACAACGCCCTTGGTGTACACGCCCTCTCCCAAGTATCTACACATTTGTCCAAAAAGAATACTG GAACGTTGGCTTCCTCAGATACTGGACACCCAACCAAattcctctcttcctccttgcaGCTCCCATGCTCACAATTCTCATCAAATCAGGAACAGAGGTCATGCGAGAACCTTCCCGAGGTCTTCGAGCCATGATTTCTGGCACAGACGAACAGTGCAGGGTGCTCGTAAGAACTCTAGCTTCTGTGCAAACTCTTCTCGCCGTCTTGGCTATCACAAACTATCACGTCCAGATCATCAGTCGTATATCATCCGCCTACCCCGTGTGGTATTGGTGGGTCGCTTCATGCCTCATGGATAGACAAAGACAGAATTTGGGTTATGGGATAATCATGTTTATCAGTATGTATGCCATGATCCAAGGGGGCCTCTTTGCATCCTTTTTGCCGCCTGCCTGA
- a CDS encoding Alpha/Beta hydrolase protein: MHTQLISTSTKMSAENATRNLSRPRPGEFPSLVTIPPLASPHKLTIIVLHGRGFNAQKFHSPLLASPSPDPSVSFRQSLPHARFVFPTAPLARATKYRRSLIHQWYEGTGDWEPEARGNMRPSIEYIHKLLEDEIERLRGDAGKVVLIGFSQGGAMALMSWLLWEGRSLGAVVIMSGFMPLAESLMVDNMGGGISEDGLFERDSEEEAKSPLQRAIDELREEAELSPAPLMTCFPFLNTSVFMGHGKKDEDVEYCHGLSAAKCLERMGVEVELKTYPDLEHWYCPGELGDIIQFINQQLGL; encoded by the coding sequence ATGCACACTCAATTaatatcaacatcaacaaaaaTGTCAGCAGAAAATGCTACAAGAAATTTGTCTCGCCCCAGACCAGGAGAATTTCCATCACTGGTAACCATTCCTCCTCTTGCCTCACCTCATAAACTCACAATCATCGTCCTTCACGGCCGTGGCTTCAACGCACAGAAGTTCCACTCACCACTTCTtgcatctccttctcccGATCCATCAGTATCGTTTCGCCAATCGCTTCCGCATGCTCGCTTCGTGTTCCCGACCGCGCCTCTAGCGCGGGCGACGAAGTATCGCCGTTCACTTATTCACCAATGGTATGAAGGAACTGGTGACTGGGAGCCCGAGGCGCGTGGGAACATGCGACCAAGTATTGAGTACATCCATAAGTTATTGGAAGATGAGATAGAAAGATTGAGGGGGGATGCAGGAAAAGTAGTGTTGATTGGTTTCAGTCAAGGCGGTGCAATGGCGTTGATGAGTTGGTTGCTTTGGGAGGGTCGGAGTCTGGGCGCTGTGGTTATAATGAGTGGTTTCATGCCCTTGGCTGAGAGTTTAATGGTGGATAATATGGGCGGCGGCATATCAGAAGACGGACTTTTCGAAAGGGATagtgaagaggaagcaaAAAGTCCCCTACAAAGGGCAATCGACGAGCTTCGTGAAGAGGCAGAGCTTAGCCCTGCACCACTAATGACCTGTTTCCCTTTCCTGAACACTTCCGTGTTCATGGGACATGGTAAAAAAGACGAGGATGTTGAGTATTGTCACGGACTAAGCGCTGCCAAATGCTTGGAGCGCATGGGAGTAGAAGTCGAGTTAAAGACTTACCCAGACTTAGAGCATTGGTACTGTCCTGGAGAACTCGGAGATATAATACAATTCATAAATCAACAGCTAGGCTTATAA
- a CDS encoding enolase C-terminal domain-like protein produces the protein MGEITITGWKTRDVRFPTSLDGTGSDAMNAAGNYSSAYCILETDSEYTGHGMTFTIGRGNDIVCAAINHVAERLKGRTLSSLVANWGQTWRHLVNDSQLRWIGPEKGVIHLALGAVVNAVWDLWAKTLNKPVWRIVADMSPEEFVSCIDFRYITDAITPEEAVAMLKEQEPTKAKRLEEALNNRAVPAYTTSAGWLGYGEDKMKSLLQETLNAGYRHFKVKVGGDIERDRKRLGIAREVIGYDKGNVLMTDANQVWSVPEAIEYMKQLADFKPWFIEEPTSPDDVLGHKAVRDALKPYGIGVATGEMCQNRVIFKQLLQTGAIDVCQIDACRMGGVNEVLAVLLMAKKFGVPIVPHSGGVGLPEYTQHLSTIDYVVVSGKLSVLEYVDHLHEHFFHPSVIKDGYYTTPVEPGYSVEMKPESMDRFSYPGEKGVSWWTSDEAKVILDGEKI, from the exons ATGGGTGAAATCACAATTACCGGCTGGAAGACTCGAGATGTTCGCTTTCCTACTTCTCTCGACGGAACTGGCTCCGATGCCATGAACGCTGCTGGCAACTATTCCTCCGCCTACTGCATCCTCGAGACAGACTCTGAATACACCGGCCACGGAATG ACCTTCACTATCGGCCGTGGAAACGACATCGTCTGCGCTGCCATCAACCACGTCGCCGAGCGTCTCAAGGGCAGGACCCTCTCCTCCCTCGTCGCAAACTGGGGCCAGACATGGCGACATCTCGTCAACGACAGTCAGCTCCGATGGATCGGTCCCGAGAAGGGTGTCATCCACCTGGCTCTCGGTGCCGTCGTCAACGCTGTCTGGGATCTCTGGGCCAAGACCCTCAACAAGCCCGTCTGGCGCATCGTCGCTGACATGAGCCCTGAGGAGTTCGTCAGCTGTATTGACTTCCGTTACATCACAGATGCTATCACCCCCGAGGAGGCTGTCGCTATGCTTAAGGAGCAGGAGCCTACCAAGGCCAAGCGTCTCGAAGAGGCTCTTAACAACCGCGCTGTGCCCGCTTACACAACGAGCGCTGGCTGGCTTGGATACGGGGAGGATAAGATGAAGAGTCTGCTTCAGGAGACTCTCAACGCTGGATACAGACacttcaaggtcaaggtcgGTGGTGACATTGAGCGCGACCGCAAGCGTCTGGGTATTGCTCGTGAGGTCATTGGTTATGACAAGGGCAATGTTCTCATGACAGATGCCAACCAGGTTTGGTCTGTTCCTGAGGCCATTGAGTACATGAAGCAGCTCGCCGACTTCAAGCCTTGGTTCATCGAGGAGCCTACATCCCCCGATGATGTCCTCGGTCACAAGGCCGTTCGCGATGCCCTTAAGCCTTATGGCATTGGTGTCGCTACTGGTGAGATGTGCCAGAACCGTGTTATCTTCAAGCAACTCCTCCAGACCGGTGCCATCGATGTGTGTCAGATCGACGCCTGCCGTATGGGCGGTGTCAACGAGGTCCTTGCTGTCCTCCTCATGGCCAAGAAGTTTGGTGTGCCTATTGTTCCTCACTCCGGCGGTGTTGGTCTTCCTGAGTACACACAGCACCTGAGCACCATCGACTACGTTGTTGTCTCTGGAAAGCTGTCTGTTCTTGAGTATGTGGACCACCTCCACGAGCACTTCTTCCACCCATCTGTTATCAAGGACGGTTACTACACCACCCCTGTGGAGCCTGGATACAGTGTTGAGATGAAGCCTGAGAGCATGGATCGATTTAGCTACCCTGGTGAGAAGGGTGTGAGTTGGTGGACTTCAGATGAGGCCAAGGTTATTCTCGATGGTGAGAAGATTTAA